Below is a genomic region from Papio anubis isolate 15944 chromosome 14, Panubis1.0, whole genome shotgun sequence.
CCACAACAGCATGGTGTCACAGTGATCAATGTAGAAACAGCTAGTTACTCTCCATTATGGTTGAAATAAATTACAACATGAATATTGTATTTAAAAGTCTTAAGGGAAATTGGCTTTAAAATAATGAGTCCCAGAAGCCCTAGCTGGAGGTTACAAATGACTGCACAAATACTAGTcttcaaagacatggaatctgaGGCCTATACCTCAACGGCGGAGACTCTCAAACCTTGCCGTTGATTCCCTTCTGTTAATGATCAAGATTCAGAAACATGACCAAACTTAGCTGCTCACAGGCTtgttgaatgttttatttatatcagGAGTCATAAATTCAAATATTGGTACAAGGACCAAACAGGTGAAGTAATTGTGTGAAGCAAAGTGGAGACCAAGCAAATAAAATGGCCTGGTGAGGGTTAGGGGCTGCAGTTCAGTTGTAGTCAGTTGTTGCCATAGGAGAATATGTGCCCTCcccattgttaaaaataaatccaaactaCAGGTTCTTTAATGAGATCTTCCAAATTTTAAATGTCACCTCAGCTTtctaaaatgaagattaaaaactGACCCAAATAAAACACACATGTCCACATATGTTTTTCAGGGAAGGGTTTTTGTatctgttcactgctgtattcctaGGCTACCAAATGAATTCAGCCTGTAGGCCTCAAATTTGCAACTTCTgacttatatgtaaataaataataaatgtattcttttttctgttttgagacggagtctcactctgtcacctaggctggaatgcagtggcgtgatcttggctcactgcaacctgtgcttcctgggttcaagccatcctcctgcctcaccctcccgagtagctgggaccaccggcgtgcgccaccacatctgactaattttcatatttttaagagagacagggtttcaccatgttaaccaggctggtcttgaactcctgaccccaggtgatctgcccacctcagtctcccaaagtgctgggattacaggcgtgagccacctcacctggccaagtGTTGTATTCTTAgtcatctggaaaaaaataatgtggtaATCTTAAAGGCTGAAATAAGGCAATAAGTGTTTCCTTTTGCTGTCATTTTGTAGAAATGTAATTAGAAAGTTAAATATTATAGCTTAAGAGTCTGTGTTTTAGTTCAAGGTTCATTGTGACTCTTGTTAATATGCTGGTTTTCCATTTACTAGCTGCACATTGTCATTATATTcaccatttgttttttattccctATTAAACTTTCATGATGTTTAAGGGGTGTCATAATGATTTTTGTGATAACATTTCCAGTGACATTAGGACCGCCTAATGGCTGGGGAAGTTCATAGACTAGAAGgaatggaatttctttttaaatttgtaatggAATTCCCCCAATCTTAAGACAACAGTAGATTCTCATTACAAACATGCATTCTGgagttttttggtgttttttttttccacggTGGCAGTTATATTAGCTCTGCATGCCTTTGGAAagatgtataataaatatttaaaacacaggAGCTGATAACTATACCCAagaataaattatgttttaaactaAAACTGTGGTATATTCTTGTCTATATCTAGATCTTTAAGAATACTGTTTACGAGAATTAGTTGTAATGAATTTAAGAAGTTACATATAGTAACTTCCCTAACTTTTGAATGTTAAAGTGTTAGCCTAGTTTCAGACATATGTTTCAAACTTACATCTTTTCAGTGTTTCGGCCCTTCTGTGATTTATTGAATCAGTAAGATTTCTTAAAGATAATCAAGTTATGTATGGGAAAGCTTATCTTTCCCTTATTCTGTTCCCATTGCTTTAGCCTTATGCCAGCCTGGACCATTTTGGAGGCACTGTAGGATCATGGAAGAACTTTGAATTAGGTGAATTGCATTCTGTACTTTTCTGTAGTTAACAGTTTTGTAACCTTTGACCGGTTAATAACCTTTTTAGACTTGACTTGGGTGATCTATGAAGTGGTGGTAACAACCTCACAGAGTTGTGACAATTTTGAAGTAAGTACCTAGTAACGGTGCTCCCTAGACATTGGCTTAAAGTTAGTCATCAGCTCTATACAGTTGTGAGTGCACCTGGTGATCACAGACCTACTCACCCCATGTTCTCAAACCAGACTACTCTTCTTGTTTTCTAATTGCCCCTTTTTCTGCTTGTATCCCCCTGGAACCTCACAATTCTTTTCTGAAATTATACATGCTCAGAACATATACTTAACATTTATGCTAAACCCCTTTTCTCACCTCTTTGCCAGTGCTTTACAtcattcattttctgaaattccactttccattttctctttccacaCCAGCCATGAGAGAAGTGACACCATTCTTTAGCCTTGGCTAATAGGTTTACTTCCTTGGCTCACTGCTTTAAAATCTTACCTTAGGCATGCCTGTTTATTTGTTCAGTGTGTGAACTTTGGATCTTTTTGTTCAGGATCAGCTATTTCACATATCGAGTACTACAAAGCAGAGATTacataaataatgtatataaatggtTCTCTATGACACCCCCCAAGTAGGTGATAACATGATTATTATAATGCATTTGTTATCCTTTTCTATTTGCTCCTAGGTTTTTAGaacttcagccataaaaatgggcagAATTTTCCTTGATCATATCGGTGGTACCCGTCTATTTTCTTGTGCAAACTGTGATACGATCCTGACCAACCGCTCAGAACTCATCTCCACTCGTTTCACAGGCGCCACTGGCAGAGCGTTTCTTTTTAACAAGGTTAGTGAGAAAAAGTTTGAATCCTAAGTGGGCTCATTGGCTGTATTTGACAGCAACACCAGAATACCCCCTCAGAGTTTAGAGATACCAGGAAGAGTCAGAATGAGAGCTTGAAATCTACAGAAATGATTGGCCACTAGCTCGTCTTTGATGGGACCTTAGGAAGGTGTTACTAGGATGTGATTTTAACCTTGGAAGTTTGAAgaagtaggccgggcacagtggcttatgcctgtaatcccagcactttgggaggctagggtgggcggatcacgaggtcaggagttcgagaccagcctggccaacatggtgaaacaccgtttctactacaaatacaaaaattagctgggtgtggtgttgcgcacctgtagtcccagctacttgggaggctgaggcaggagaatcgcgtgaacctgggaggcagaggttgtggtgagccaagatagctgtactacactccagcctaggcaagagagagagactcagtctcaaaaaaaaaaaatgtataaagaagcgTATACTTTTCCTGTTGCCTCAGGAAATGTTCAGTGTAAGAATTTGGTAGTGACTTCAGCGCAGACTATGGAAGGAACAGGTCAAGACACCCACCTCCCTTTCTCCACATGCCACTGGTTTATCCATATAGGGAGATAGTGGCATTAAACTATTATAACTTGACAGCAAATAAGGATCATCTAACCAACTTTTCATGCTCTTAATTCATGCTCACCAATCATCCTTCCAATTCTGTTTGGTTTATTACATGGATTTGCTGACAGGAAGAGTGTTTCTAATTTGCAAGTGTGTACCCAGTCTGCCTGTCTCTAATTTCTGGCTTGCATTCAAGTTGGATGCTGTGATTCTGCCTGCTGGAATCTAGTGTATAATAGAAAAGTTgaatttccaagtattttaggCCAAGGAACGTAGCTAGTCTAGGGTACTGTTCTTAGAAGATCAGATGAACTTCCCCAGTGGGTACTCCTCTGTTCCatgtagaaagaagcttttctcAGAATTGATGGAGCATACTCTTTGACATTTATTTCGGTACAGAGGAGGGCACACTGCAGCAGGacagctgcctgtttttgtaaatgtagTGGAACAAAGCTCTGCTTGTGCATTACGTATTGTCTACAGCTTCTTTCATGCTACAGTGCCAGAGTTAAAAAAGTTGCAACAAAGACCACATAGCCCTCAAAGCCAGAAATAtgtactatctggccctttacagaaaaggaaagggtAGAAGATTGTTGGGTATCCAGAATCAGTGGAAATTCGCCACAGGTTGTCTCAGACCCACTTCATTGTGTTCATTGTCTTTGAACTCACTTTAAAACTATGCATTGCAGATATATGGTCTGTAGTTGGCTTAATCTGTCCCAGtctatatataaagtatattttcagaAACAGACTGTTTCATGGAATAACGATGGGGCATTAGGTTCTTTTACATTGATTGTATTACTTGCACTCATCATTGAATAATGATGAATTACTACAGTTGGACCGAAACCTACATTTTATGGCTCCAATTCCAGGACTCTTTCTTACCTGCAACACAGAAATGTAGTATGTTTTAATAGTATGACTTAGGCTAGTACAGTAGTGCATGATTGCATTAGATGTCTAGTGTTGTGCAATTTCCAGATGTCTGCCTGCCCCAGCAGCTTCTGTAAATAAGTCTCGGGTATTATAGGTTTGACTAAAGTAacaacttttttctccttttctgaagTTGCTGTTGCATTAACCATAATACTTTGTACATACTTGGCAATATAACTCACATGCCTTcgcaattttgtttttccttgtccCTTCTTAGGTAGTTAACCTGCAGTACAGTGAAGTTCAAGATCGGGTTATGCTCACTGGCCGCCACATGGTTCGAGATGTGAGCTGCAAAAACTGCAATAGCAAACTGGGATGGATCTATGAGTTTGCCACTGAAGACAGCCAGCGATATAAGGAAGGCCGCGTGATCCTGGAACGTGCTCTAGTTCGAGAGAGTGAGGGCTTTGAGGAGCATGTACCATCTGATAACTCTTGAAGATACAGAGAGAAATCCATCTTTTCCCAGGTCTCcttcactgaaaacaaaaatctactTACATACACTGTCACCTTAGCATCAGAGTCGGATTAATGAACTGCGGAACAAGAGGTTGTGAGAATCTAAGATggaacctttctttctttttttttttttttaattttgtattttccatccaacagcagtgtgtagagagaatATTATGCAGATGCCGTTAATTTTTTACCCTATGTTTACATCTTGAGGCAGAAGAGTCTGCAGCTATGTGGTGAGCTatgtaaggaaaaaaatctggGCTGTTAGAGTGAAAAAGTGTGTTTTATGTAAATTTTGAAAGGAAGATGTTAGGAGTATGGTTTTTAAACTTGGgcttcattttaaactttttcttttaaacccaGTTATCTCACTTGATTTGCTAGCTCCAGAGAAGAGATCCGAATCTGTGCCCAGCGCTAAAGGCTCAGTGTTAGCATGGCTTGTGCTGGCCGGTGTGCCATATTCTTGTTGGAGATGAACCATAGCACCAGAGCCCATTCTTCCTTGTCAGTCTTGACCCAAAGATGTCACCATTCCTAGTTATTTGTCACCACATAATTGGTGTTGATTGGAAACTTCTGAGATGGGACAGAACTGCTGGGTTGTCTTTTTCCATGTAACTTAAGCatagtaatataaataaagtaatagTTGGATGCTTTTGGTCCTGTGTTGCTTTTAAAAACACCTTATAAAAGAGGAGAGGATTTGATAAGCAATTTTCATAGTAGTAAAGTTTCTTTTCATCTCTTAAACTAAATTGACCATGCATATAACGTTCTTTGTTTAAATGAAAGCATACTGTTTAAACCGGCAGTATTGCATTTAGAGAACAGTTGAACAGAATGTCAATGTGCATTCATGCAAAAACCATTTAATCTGCATCTGTTttagaaaagggggaaatgaagCAACTTATCTAAAAATACTGCTTTACACAGCATTTCAGCCTCTTCCCCTCagttttgcattgatttttgacaagtcTGTAGAGCCTAATAGTTTTCATCAAAGGCCTAGATCTCTTAAGAGCATTTTTTTCAGCTCTTCCCTCAGAAGTTCAGCTATTGAAACCAAAACTGTACTTTGTACCCTCAAATAGAAAGGGATCAAATTTGAACTGGTGTTATTTTAGCCCCAAATTTATGACATTACAaagtattaaaatgtaaatgtttctttATCCAAACTACTTCTAGGTATTTTAGTATTTGTTTCTGGTGGAATTAAATGATGGTAAAATTGGCTaattatttgaatgaatgaatggatggatggatgttttGCATGCTCAATTTCTAGGTCCTTTGTCTAGAAAGGAAATTTGCCTCAGTTGAATTAGTGAAATATTTCTGTCGTTGATACTGAAAGTGACTTCTGAGTACAGTTAAGTTCCTCTTATTTGCCACTGGGCTGTTGGTTAGAAGCATAGGTAACTGATTAAGTAGGTATGATACTGCATTTGAAATAAGTGAACACAAACTACCCTTTCTCCACCATGGACTCAATCTGAGAACAGCAttcatttccattcatttccATACTGGCTTTTGATTATATGCAGATTCCTAGTAGCATGCCTTACCTACAGCACTATGTGCATTTGCTGTCacaataaagtatattttgtctTGCATTGGTGCAGTACTGCTACTTATTTTCCACTGATCTTGTCTAGTGATCATCTTAATTTTTATCTCTGAACACATACTTGGTATCTTTGAGTACCCGTAGCTTTCTTCAGTTGGCAGTGATAGTGACGTTCTGACATGGTTAACTGCCTAATTCACACGTGAAGACATTGACTTTGCCAGTATTAACTTCTCTGAGATCATTTTGCCTTAGCTACTGGTAACTATAGTTCAgtatatataaacagaaaaatttcaTATTACTGGGTAAACTTTTAGGTGACTGTCAGGTACCAGCAACAAGCTcctctgtgccttttaaaaacttcatttgcaaaaaaaaaaaatatatatatatatatatatatatatatgaatgaaggTCTACTTTGGATTATTTACAGAAACCATTGTTCTTTTGGGATGGGGATACTAATTAATAGGAATGAGTTTTGCTTTGGGATATGAGAGTTAAACAAGTACAGGTGAACTTAACTAAGTAGGTTACTGAGGAATATACAGATTtaagctttttttcccctgacCGAAGAGGAAGATTTTTGCCCTTAGTTTTAGGTGGCCGTGTAACTGTAAGTTGTTTTGATCTTAAAGTGCTTTTATTTAGACTCTCAAGTGAACATTCctggttaaaaataattttagtaattatGTGAAGATTTAAGTTACAGTTAGGAGTTGTTACTTTGGGATTGGAGGGGAAAAATATCAGTACCATCTGTTTCCTAAATTTACCTATCCATAAAGTCATGTTTAAATCAGAGGCTGGGCCCAAGCCCAGGCTTAAATCAGTCAACAGGTAATTTTTGGTGGGGCAGAATTAAACTACCAGTTGTAAAATATTCAGACATGTTTATGATGATTCATTCCTAAACATCAGttataaaaaaaatctcagtttaAACAGATCCACTAATCGTTCATCTGTTTAACACCTGTTTCCTACCAGGAGCCATATAAATTTACTTCTAATCTATGTGAATTGGGAATAAAGCAAGATTAAACTGAAGGACTCTTATCAGGCTAGCACGTTGCACTGATAAGATATCTATTATAGGAAGAAAGCAGAACTAAGCAGAAATTAGGGTGGATACTCTTAAGTTGGGTGTTAATTGCatggcttattttaaaatattgggctTCTCAAACTGAAATTTCTGTGGTAAAGCATAAAATACACATTCCAAAGCATCAGTAAAGGTTGTATAATCCTAAGCATCACTTTGCatatttgggttttaaaaatcatctgcatccagcctgggcgacacagcaagactccatctcaaaaaaacaaaaaaaacccatctgCAGCATGAGCACCTGGGAGCCTTGTTAAACATGTCGATTATGTCCTCATTCCCCTCCCCAGTACTGAATGGGTCTCAGGTGGAGCCAAAactccagtgttttttttttttttggccaaactCCAAAAGTAACATGTTTCTTTGATGCtgtgaaatatgtatttggtcGTCTGGTCTTCGTCCCCATTTCCTAGCAATACAAtccctaaaatccttggaattttcaaaagattttcttTGTGTGTGCTAATAGAGACTGATAGCCAGGGTAGAGCTGGTCACGGGAAAGATACAGGCATGATTAGAGGTAAGGTGCTTCCAGCCTCACAGAGCAACCTCCCGGGAGGGGAAAAGGGTTGCAGGTCAAGTTGATTACCAATTGCCGTCAGAGAGATGGGATTTGCTAGAAGGGCCCTGGCTCAGAAAGGTGGacaagaaaaatgatgaaaggGTGATGGTCAGAAACCTTTGATTCCTGGGTGGCCACATGGCCACCCATGGTATACAGCTGCAACTGCACTCAATTACTACCAGTGAAATTTAGAGATGGATCCAACTCGTAGAGAGGTGATTCACTGGATGCATAAGGAAATGCAAGCtaataagaaaaaagtgaacTGTACAAGCCCTTGGTTATTATCTATAATAGCTAAAATGAAACCAGAGACTGCTGGGTCCAACTTTGATGCTGCACCAAGCTTAGGTTTCAGGCCGAGCTTCAGCCACTAGCCTCAGAGCCACCCACAAGGGCAAAGTTatgcagcaacaacaaaatctcAGATCTATGGTTACCAAGAAGGTAGTCAATGTCAGGGAAAAGCAAAACCAAGTAACTTGAAACCAGAGGGTATAGTGTACAAGGATTTGTTGCATTTCGTAGATCAATATCATTAGCTTCCTGAAGAACCTTTACTAAAATGGACTATGAGAGTAATTTAGGGGCAGTATCTTTAGTTTCACATGCTGCAGAATGGAAGAAATGTTTGGGTTGATGGAGGACCCACAGTTCACTATTGAAAGATTGCAGATGGCTAAACATGATCCAGACATACAGGTTATTCCTGAAGAATAGCTAGTCTGGTGGACTGGATTTTAAAAGCCCCTGTAAGATCTGTTTACCCTGAGAATGGGAACTGTCCAACTTCCCCTATAAATGCGAGGCAGAACACTCAAGATAAAGCAGCTAATATACTTGATGTGCAAGCCATGTGGGACTGCCTTTATGATGACCGGGATAGTCACCCCCCATGTATGCCCATTACCCATGTCATGGCCAGTGCTATAGCTAAGAGAGCTCCATTTTCATGGGCACCTCATACAACCTTGCTGCTACAAAACATCTGCTAATACATGACAATCATTATTCAAAGGGTTATTGAAAATATGGTTGTGGTATGTTACCATCTGATAAAAGCCTATGACACAAGAGGCTGATAGCCTAAGAAGTatgggtaagaaaaaaaaacacattaatatGGCTTTCCATCTGCTTTAAAAAGTGTcttaaaatggattaatacaccaATTTGATAAACTGACTTTAGGGAGTGGAAGAGTCCCTGGGAAAGAGGCACCTAGTTTCTGGGAAGACTGCTACATGTAAAAtcgccgggcgctgtggctcacgcctataatcccagcattttgggaggccgaggcggacagatcacaaggtcaggcgttcaagaccagcctggccaacttggtgaaaccccgtctactaaaaatacaaaaaattagctgggcgtggtagcgggcacccagctactcgggaggctgagacaggagaatcacttgaacccaggaggcagaggttgcagtgagccgagattataccactgaactccagcccgggtgacggtgtgagactccgtctcaaaaaaaaaaaaaaatagtaataaagaaGACATATCTGCAATGCTGACTAActttagctgtgtgactttgggaagtcAGTTAACCTCTGAACCTTAGTTCTCTCAAGTATGAATTGTAAAAACAAGCCCCGTCTTAAATCTTGTCAGAACATAGTGAAATATAGATCATAAAAACCTGTTGATAAGCAGTATGCGTGTAACTGGAGTAACTACTTTTTTCAGTAATCCTGAACAACTCTTCACAATTTAACCTA
It encodes:
- the YPEL5 gene encoding protein yippee-like 5, which encodes MGRIFLDHIGGTRLFSCANCDTILTNRSELISTRFTGATGRAFLFNKVVNLQYSEVQDRVMLTGRHMVRDVSCKNCNSKLGWIYEFATEDSQRYKEGRVILERALVRESEGFEEHVPSDNS